A single Paenibacillus kribbensis DNA region contains:
- a CDS encoding Gfo/Idh/MocA family protein produces MSKTLKVGIIGCGGIASGKHLPSLAKQKRAEIIAFCDIIPGRAEEAAAKFGAEGSQVYSDYRKLLENKDIEVVHVCTPNDSHSEITVAALEAGKHVLCEKPMAKTAEQAREMLAAANRTGKKLSIAYQNRYRDDSLYLKQLVEQGELGEIYLGKAIALRRRAVPTWGVFLDEEKQGGGPLIDIGTHALDLTLWLMDNYKPKSVMGSTFHKLGDRKNAANAFGPWNPEEFKVEDSAFGFITMQNGATIVLESSWALNVVEFGEAKTLLCGTEGGADMQDGLRINGEKNSRLFDTKIDLDAGGVAFYSGETENEADREARLWIESILDDKEPLVKPEQALVVTEILEAIYESARTGKAVYFD; encoded by the coding sequence ATGTCTAAAACACTCAAAGTCGGGATTATTGGTTGTGGGGGGATTGCGAGCGGCAAGCATTTGCCGAGTCTTGCCAAGCAAAAGCGTGCAGAGATCATTGCTTTTTGTGACATCATTCCGGGACGCGCTGAGGAGGCCGCAGCAAAGTTTGGTGCTGAAGGCTCCCAAGTCTACAGTGATTACCGTAAGCTGCTTGAAAATAAAGACATTGAAGTTGTACATGTATGTACGCCCAACGACTCACACTCCGAAATTACGGTCGCCGCACTTGAGGCAGGCAAGCATGTGCTATGTGAAAAGCCAATGGCCAAAACGGCCGAGCAGGCACGGGAAATGCTTGCTGCGGCCAACCGTACAGGTAAAAAGCTGTCCATTGCGTATCAGAACCGTTATCGTGATGATAGTTTGTATCTGAAGCAATTGGTCGAGCAGGGAGAGCTTGGTGAAATTTATCTGGGCAAAGCAATCGCTCTGCGTCGACGCGCGGTTCCGACATGGGGAGTATTCTTGGATGAAGAGAAGCAGGGCGGTGGCCCGCTGATTGATATTGGTACACATGCACTCGATTTGACACTCTGGCTGATGGATAATTACAAGCCTAAAAGCGTAATGGGATCAACCTTCCATAAGCTGGGGGATCGTAAAAATGCGGCGAATGCTTTTGGACCTTGGAATCCTGAGGAATTTAAGGTGGAGGATTCTGCTTTTGGTTTTATTACAATGCAAAATGGAGCTACGATCGTACTGGAATCCAGCTGGGCATTAAACGTTGTAGAATTTGGCGAAGCCAAGACACTGCTATGCGGAACGGAAGGCGGAGCCGATATGCAGGATGGATTGCGCATTAACGGAGAAAAGAATAGCCGCTTGTTTGATACGAAAATAGATCTGGATGCGGGCGGTGTGGCCTTTTACTCAGGAGAAACGGAAAATGAGGCAGACCGGGAAGCCCGTCTGTGGATCGAATCCATTCTGGACGACAAAGAGCCGCTTGTGAAGCCCGAACAGGCACTGGTTGTCACTGAAATTCTGGAAGCCATTTATGAATCGGCACGTACGGGGAAGGCGGTTTATTTTGATTAA
- a CDS encoding sugar phosphate isomerase/epimerase family protein, which yields MKLGVFMVLFGGRSLEEALDYVASQGLDAVEIGTGGNPGDKHCKPDELLANETALKNFKKAVESRGLTISALSCHGNPLHPQKHLAQADHETFHKTVQLAEKLEVPVVNTFSGCPGDHEDAKYPNWPVAPWPNDFQEVLKWQWENKIIPYWSEAGKFAADHHVKIGLELHGGFSVHTPATLLRLREAVGEVIGANLDPSHMWWQGIDPVQAVQILGRAGAIHHFHAKDTTIDPINVNKYGLTDMQEYTNMLDRAWQFRTVGYGHDVKTWADIISALRLVGYDYVVSIEHEDGLMSVEEGFTKAVHNLRQVLIEEPLSEMWWV from the coding sequence TTGAAACTTGGAGTATTCATGGTGTTGTTCGGCGGACGCTCACTGGAGGAAGCGCTGGATTATGTAGCTTCCCAAGGACTGGATGCTGTAGAAATCGGTACAGGCGGCAATCCGGGAGATAAACACTGCAAGCCAGATGAACTGCTGGCCAATGAAACGGCGCTCAAAAACTTCAAAAAAGCAGTAGAGTCCCGGGGACTCACGATTAGTGCGCTTAGCTGCCATGGCAACCCTCTTCACCCGCAAAAACACTTGGCTCAGGCAGACCATGAAACGTTTCATAAAACCGTTCAATTGGCTGAAAAGCTGGAAGTTCCCGTTGTCAACACTTTTTCTGGCTGTCCAGGTGATCATGAGGATGCGAAGTATCCGAACTGGCCGGTAGCTCCGTGGCCTAATGATTTTCAGGAAGTGCTAAAGTGGCAATGGGAGAACAAAATTATTCCTTATTGGAGTGAGGCGGGGAAATTTGCAGCAGATCACCATGTAAAAATTGGACTGGAGCTACACGGGGGCTTTTCGGTTCATACGCCCGCAACCTTGCTTCGTCTGCGTGAAGCGGTCGGGGAGGTCATTGGTGCCAATCTGGACCCGAGTCATATGTGGTGGCAGGGCATTGATCCGGTGCAGGCAGTTCAAATTTTAGGCCGGGCAGGAGCCATTCATCATTTTCATGCCAAGGATACGACGATTGATCCGATCAATGTGAATAAATACGGACTTACCGATATGCAGGAATATACCAATATGCTGGATCGCGCATGGCAGTTCCGTACCGTCGGCTATGGACATGATGTTAAAACCTGGGCGGATATCATCAGTGCTCTCCGTCTGGTAGGTTACGATTATGTGGTAAGCATTGAGCATGAAGATGGTCTGATGTCTGTAGAGGAAGGCTTTACTAAGGCCGTTCACAATCTTCGTCAGGTTCTAATTGAAGAGCCGCTGAGCGAGATGTGGTGGGTCTAA
- a CDS encoding ThuA domain-containing protein — protein MINVTIWNEFLNEKLNDEAKQVYPDGIHKALAAGLAGEEFVIRTATLHDDAEHGLGEEVLNSTDVLLWWGHKAHDQVSDEVTARVVKRVQDGMGLIVLHSGHFSKPFKALMGTSCDLKWRVAGEQEIIWSVNPSHPITEGVNSKILLEHEEMYGEFFDIPTPDELIFVSNFEGGEVFRTGCTFRRGSGKIFYFRPGHETYPTYYQPDILKVIANSIRWACSTGIINPIYGKSEAIRPLGGVLV, from the coding sequence ATGATTAACGTCACCATTTGGAATGAATTTCTGAATGAGAAGCTGAATGATGAGGCAAAACAGGTGTATCCTGACGGGATACACAAGGCATTGGCAGCCGGCCTGGCCGGTGAGGAATTTGTTATTCGAACGGCTACTCTGCATGATGATGCTGAGCATGGTTTGGGAGAGGAAGTCCTGAATTCCACAGATGTGCTGCTGTGGTGGGGGCATAAAGCCCACGATCAGGTAAGTGATGAGGTTACAGCTCGTGTTGTAAAACGAGTACAGGATGGCATGGGCTTGATCGTTCTGCACTCGGGTCACTTTTCCAAGCCATTCAAAGCTCTGATGGGAACCAGTTGTGATCTGAAATGGAGAGTTGCAGGCGAACAGGAGATTATCTGGTCCGTAAATCCGTCACACCCCATTACAGAAGGAGTAAATTCCAAAATTTTGTTGGAGCATGAAGAGATGTATGGGGAGTTCTTTGATATTCCTACGCCGGATGAACTGATATTTGTTAGTAACTTTGAAGGCGGCGAGGTATTCAGAACCGGATGTACTTTCCGTCGAGGCAGCGGCAAAATATTTTATTTCCGTCCCGGACATGAAACATATCCGACCTATTACCAGCCTGATATATTGAAGGTCATTGCCAATAGCATACGTTGGGCCTGCTCGACAGGTATAATCAACCCAATATATGGTAAAAGCGAGGCGATAAGACCTCTCGGTGGAGTGCTGGTATAA
- a CDS encoding winged helix-turn-helix transcriptional regulator, protein MQKKVKNLEGQPQFTKMCPRFETAFSCLGKRWNGLIIQSMMSGPKRFKDISNLIPTMSDKMLSERMKDLENEGILTRHVYPETPVRIEYELTTKGRALQPVMEQIQFWAEEWIR, encoded by the coding sequence ATGCAAAAGAAGGTGAAAAATTTGGAGGGTCAACCGCAATTTACAAAAATGTGTCCGCGTTTTGAAACCGCCTTTTCATGTCTGGGAAAGCGCTGGAACGGATTGATTATTCAATCTATGATGAGCGGTCCCAAGCGGTTTAAGGATATTTCCAATCTGATTCCCACAATGAGTGACAAAATGTTATCAGAGCGGATGAAAGACTTGGAAAATGAAGGAATTCTTACGCGTCATGTATACCCGGAAACTCCTGTCCGCATTGAATACGAGCTTACAACCAAAGGCCGTGCACTTCAGCCAGTAATGGAGCAGATTCAATTTTGGGCTGAAGAATGGATTAGATGA
- a CDS encoding DODA-type extradiol aromatic ring-opening family dioxygenase: MTPALFLAHGSPMLAIEQTDYTAFLERLGKSIRPKAIVIFTAHWETQVLTISSMDDVYETIYDFGGFPPELYEVKYPAHGSIELANKLKELYEQKGIDVQTDQVRGLDHGSWTLLHRMYPEADIPVVQISVNPYLSPKAQYAIGEVLRGLGEQDILVIGSGVTVHNLRIVQWGATTTEPWAIDFDDWIIDKVQLGDIEALDRYESEGPYARQAVPRAEHFVPLFIAMGSGNPANKARVIHRSYEMGNLSYLCFQF, from the coding sequence ATGACACCAGCTTTATTTTTGGCCCACGGGTCGCCGATGCTTGCTATTGAACAGACTGACTATACTGCTTTCTTGGAGCGATTAGGGAAGAGTATTCGTCCCAAGGCTATTGTTATTTTCACTGCCCATTGGGAGACGCAGGTATTGACAATCAGCTCGATGGATGACGTATATGAAACGATTTATGATTTTGGCGGCTTCCCGCCGGAACTGTACGAGGTGAAATATCCTGCACATGGTTCGATAGAACTGGCAAATAAGCTGAAAGAATTATATGAGCAAAAGGGCATTGACGTACAAACTGATCAGGTAAGAGGACTGGATCATGGGTCTTGGACACTATTGCACCGTATGTATCCTGAGGCAGACATCCCGGTCGTTCAGATTTCTGTAAATCCATATCTCTCGCCCAAAGCACAATATGCTATTGGTGAAGTGCTGCGCGGACTGGGGGAACAGGATATTCTGGTCATTGGCAGTGGTGTAACCGTCCATAATCTGCGCATCGTCCAATGGGGAGCAACGACAACAGAGCCTTGGGCCATTGATTTTGATGACTGGATTATAGACAAGGTGCAACTTGGGGATATAGAGGCTTTGGATCGCTACGAAAGTGAAGGGCCGTATGCCCGTCAGGCGGTACCAAGAGCAGAGCACTTTGTGCCTTTGTTTATTGCAATGGGGAGTGGTAATCCAGCGAACAAGGCCAGGGTCATTCATAGAAGCTATGAAATGGGGAATTTAAGTTACCTGTGCTTTCAGTTCTAA
- a CDS encoding Crp/Fnr family transcriptional regulator → MRNPANVMEAHGNTCCFSEASFNRLQVMMKDRVMPESSHLFWEGDTADKLFYIKRGRVKVTKTTDEGKELILYMYQSGDLVGQADPFFGTKHSFSAEVLEDSDIGVIDHTDLELLICQHCDFAIDFMKWMGSHHRITQTKFRDLMMYGKPGALCSTLIRLCNTYGEPHGDHILIHKKITHTDLSNMIGATRESVNRMLSDLRKKNAVEYDNGMIVVKDLEMLQSVCHCELCPREICRI, encoded by the coding sequence ATGAGAAACCCTGCAAACGTAATGGAAGCTCACGGTAACACCTGTTGCTTCTCGGAGGCCAGCTTCAACCGGCTGCAAGTGATGATGAAAGATCGAGTCATGCCAGAAAGCTCGCATTTGTTTTGGGAAGGAGATACAGCAGATAAGCTGTTTTATATCAAACGCGGACGCGTGAAAGTGACAAAAACAACGGATGAGGGTAAGGAACTTATTTTATATATGTATCAAAGCGGCGATCTTGTGGGTCAAGCTGATCCATTTTTCGGAACTAAACATTCCTTTTCTGCTGAGGTTCTGGAAGACAGCGATATTGGTGTAATTGATCATACAGACCTGGAGCTGCTCATTTGCCAGCATTGCGATTTTGCCATTGACTTTATGAAATGGATGGGGTCGCATCACCGAATTACTCAGACCAAGTTCCGCGATCTGATGATGTACGGTAAGCCCGGAGCTCTCTGCTCAACACTTATTCGGTTATGCAACACCTATGGCGAGCCTCACGGTGATCATATCCTGATTCATAAAAAAATTACGCATACTGACCTTTCCAATATGATCGGTGCCACCCGAGAAAGCGTAAACCGGATGCTAAGCGATCTGCGTAAGAAAAATGCAGTTGAATATGATAACGGCATGATTGTTGTCAAAGATTTGGAAATGCTGCAAAGCGTATGTCATTGTGAATTGTGCCCACGTGAGATTTGCCGAATTTAG
- the adhE gene encoding bifunctional acetaldehyde-CoA/alcohol dehydrogenase, which produces MAVKNEVIQKEQSAEQYIQTLIDRANRAQQAFMSMNQEQIDEIVQAMALAGMDKHMYLAKLAVEETGRGVYEDKITKNMFATEYVYHSIKNEKTVGVIEDNDFDSFQKIAEPVGVIMGITPVTNPTSTTMFKALIAIKTRNPIIFGFHPSAQSCSAEAARVLLEAAVKHGAPADCIQWIEAPSMDKTNSLMNHPDVALILATGGSGMVKAAYSCGKPALGVGPGNVPCFIEKTADIKQAVNDLILSKSFDNGMICASEQAVIIEEPIFEQVKKLMIANGCYFVNKEEAAKLTQGAMNVEKCAVNPAIVGQSAVKIAEMSGITVPAGTKILVAEIEGVGTKYPLSAEKLSPVLACYKVKNAEQGIQRAAEVVEFGGMGHSSAIHSNDEDVIARFANRLQTGRIIVNSPSTHGAIGDIYNTNLPSLTLGCGSYGRNSTSSNVSAVNLINVKRVAKRTVNMQWFKVPSKVYFEKNSTQYLAKMPDITRVAIVTDPMMVKLGYVDRVIHYLHQRQTPVAIEVFSEVEPDPSTVTVERGTEMMRRFQPDCIIALGGGSPMDAAKGMWLFYEYPDTDFNNLKQKFMDIRKRIYKYPRLGQKAQFVAIPTTSGTGSEVTSFAVITDKNLGNTKYPLADYELTPDVAIIDPVFVYSLPKTAVADTGMDVLTHAIEAYVSVMANDYTDGLAIKAIQLVFQYLEQSALTGDKLAREKMHNASTLAGMAFANAFLGINHSLAHKWGGQYHTAHGRTNAILMPHVIRYNAKKPTKFASFPKYSHFVADERYAEIARILGLPARTTEEGVNSLIEAIRKMNKTLGIEESFQQLGFDPKDFEARVDYLADRAFEDQCTTANPKLPLVTELADVYRNAFYGRFDQ; this is translated from the coding sequence ATGGCTGTTAAAAACGAGGTTATCCAAAAAGAGCAAAGCGCAGAGCAGTATATTCAAACGCTGATTGACCGGGCGAACCGGGCACAGCAAGCTTTCATGAGTATGAATCAGGAACAGATTGACGAAATCGTACAAGCTATGGCACTCGCAGGGATGGATAAACACATGTACCTGGCGAAGCTGGCTGTTGAAGAAACAGGACGCGGTGTGTACGAGGACAAAATCACTAAAAACATGTTTGCAACAGAATATGTCTACCATAGCATCAAAAATGAAAAAACCGTCGGTGTCATTGAAGATAATGATTTTGACAGTTTTCAAAAAATAGCTGAGCCAGTCGGCGTCATTATGGGGATTACTCCAGTGACAAACCCGACTTCGACTACCATGTTCAAAGCGTTGATTGCCATTAAAACACGTAACCCAATCATTTTCGGCTTCCATCCATCCGCTCAATCGTGTAGTGCGGAAGCAGCCCGCGTCTTGCTTGAAGCAGCCGTTAAACACGGGGCTCCTGCTGACTGTATTCAATGGATTGAAGCTCCTTCGATGGATAAGACAAATTCACTTATGAATCACCCGGATGTGGCACTGATTCTGGCAACTGGTGGATCAGGCATGGTTAAGGCGGCATATAGCTGCGGTAAACCTGCTCTGGGCGTAGGTCCTGGTAACGTGCCTTGCTTCATTGAAAAAACAGCGGACATCAAGCAGGCTGTGAACGATCTGATCCTCTCGAAATCTTTTGATAACGGTATGATCTGTGCTTCCGAGCAAGCGGTTATTATCGAAGAGCCGATCTTCGAGCAAGTGAAAAAATTGATGATCGCTAACGGTTGCTACTTTGTAAATAAAGAAGAAGCAGCTAAGCTCACTCAAGGAGCTATGAATGTAGAGAAATGTGCAGTGAACCCGGCTATCGTCGGACAGTCCGCTGTAAAAATTGCTGAAATGAGCGGTATCACCGTACCGGCAGGAACCAAAATTTTGGTCGCTGAGATTGAAGGGGTAGGAACAAAATACCCATTGTCCGCGGAAAAATTGAGTCCTGTACTGGCTTGCTATAAAGTAAAAAATGCTGAACAAGGTATTCAACGCGCTGCTGAAGTCGTAGAGTTCGGGGGCATGGGTCACTCGTCCGCTATTCATTCGAACGATGAGGACGTTATTGCCCGGTTCGCAAACCGTTTGCAAACAGGCCGTATCATTGTAAATTCACCTTCCACGCATGGTGCGATCGGTGACATCTACAACACCAACCTTCCATCGTTGACGCTCGGTTGCGGTTCGTACGGACGTAACTCAACTTCGTCGAACGTATCGGCAGTCAATTTGATTAACGTGAAAAGGGTGGCGAAACGGACGGTGAATATGCAATGGTTCAAAGTACCTTCCAAAGTTTATTTTGAAAAAAATTCGACTCAGTATCTTGCTAAAATGCCTGACATCACACGTGTAGCTATTGTCACAGACCCTATGATGGTGAAGCTTGGCTATGTGGATCGCGTCATTCATTATTTGCACCAACGCCAAACACCAGTAGCGATCGAGGTCTTCTCTGAAGTAGAGCCAGATCCATCGACAGTTACGGTAGAACGCGGTACTGAAATGATGAGACGTTTCCAACCGGATTGCATTATCGCACTGGGCGGCGGTTCCCCAATGGATGCTGCGAAGGGCATGTGGTTGTTCTATGAATATCCAGATACAGATTTCAACAACCTGAAACAAAAATTCATGGATATTCGCAAACGGATTTACAAGTACCCACGTCTGGGCCAAAAAGCACAATTCGTAGCCATTCCTACAACCTCGGGTACAGGTTCGGAAGTTACTTCTTTCGCGGTAATTACAGACAAAAACCTGGGCAACACGAAGTACCCGCTGGCTGACTATGAGTTGACCCCGGATGTGGCAATTATTGACCCTGTGTTTGTATATTCGCTGCCTAAAACAGCTGTAGCGGATACAGGTATGGACGTTCTGACACACGCCATTGAGGCTTACGTGTCCGTAATGGCAAATGACTACACAGACGGTCTGGCCATTAAAGCCATTCAATTGGTATTCCAATACCTGGAGCAATCAGCTCTGACTGGTGATAAGCTGGCTCGCGAAAAAATGCATAATGCTTCCACGCTCGCAGGGATGGCGTTTGCCAATGCATTCTTGGGTATTAACCACAGTCTTGCGCACAAATGGGGCGGACAGTACCATACAGCGCATGGTCGCACGAATGCGATCTTGATGCCGCACGTCATTCGCTACAATGCGAAAAAACCGACAAAATTCGCTTCGTTCCCTAAATATTCGCATTTTGTTGCGGATGAGCGCTATGCGGAGATTGCTCGCATACTGGGATTGCCTGCTCGCACCACGGAAGAAGGAGTTAACAGCCTGATCGAAGCGATCCGTAAGATGAACAAAACACTCGGTATCGAGGAATCGTTCCAGCAACTCGGTTTCGATCCGAAGGATTTTGAAGCACGTGTAGATTATTTGGCTGACCGCGCTTTTGAGGATCAATGTACAACTGCGAATCCGAAGCTGCCGCTGGTTACTGAATTGGCTGATGTATACCGCAATGCCTTCTACGGACGTTTTGACCAATAA
- the pflB gene encoding formate C-acetyltransferase: MSVIERDLQGQQAGWRGFKKGKWMKEVNVNDFIQTNISPYVGTEEFLVGPTANTTALWDIVSDLTKKELANGGVLDVDVNTPSTITSHKPGYLDRDKEQIVGVQTDAPFKRSLQPFGGIRMMIDACKAYGFEVPESIIDIFTHIRKTHNQGVFDAYTDEMRAARKAGIITGLPDAYGRGRIIGDYRRVALYGVDFLIQDKKLQLKSLEVDAMEEDVIRLREEISEQIRALNELKQMAAEHGFDISKPANNAKEAFQWVYFGYLAAIKEQNGAAMSLGRVSSFLDIYTQRDLEENALTEEQAQELVDHFVMKLRIVKFLRTPDYNELFSGDPTWVTESIGGMSVTGETRVTKNSFRFLHTLYNLGPAPEPNLTVLWSEQLPEGFKKYCAKVSIETSSIQYENDDLMRPIYGDDYGIACCVSAMKIGKQMQFFGARANLAKALLYAINGGKDEKSGVQVGPEFPAITSEVLDYEEVLSRFKPMMEWLAKLYMNTLNVIHYMHDKYSYERIEMALHDRDILRTMACGIAGLSVATDSLSAIKFAKVKPIRNEKGIAVDFEIEGEYPCYGNNDDRVDTIAVELVETFMSMIRKHKAYRNALPTQSVLTITSNVVYGKKTGTTPDGRKAGEPFAPGANPMHGRDKKGALASLSSVAKLPYEHSLDGISNTFSIVPKALGKEEETRKTNLVSMMDGYFGSHAHHLNVNVFAREQLLDAMEHPENYPQLTIRVSGYAVNFIKLTREQQLDVINRTFHGTM; the protein is encoded by the coding sequence ATGTCGGTGATTGAGAGAGATTTACAAGGACAACAAGCTGGCTGGAGAGGTTTTAAAAAAGGCAAATGGATGAAAGAAGTCAACGTTAACGATTTTATCCAAACCAATATTTCACCTTATGTAGGTACTGAAGAGTTCCTGGTTGGCCCTACTGCCAACACAACTGCACTGTGGGATATTGTATCTGATCTTACTAAAAAAGAGCTGGCAAACGGCGGTGTACTTGATGTAGACGTGAATACGCCATCTACTATTACTTCACATAAGCCGGGTTATCTGGACCGGGATAAAGAACAAATTGTTGGTGTGCAAACAGATGCACCATTCAAGCGTTCCTTGCAACCGTTCGGCGGAATTCGGATGATGATTGACGCATGTAAAGCCTATGGCTTTGAAGTGCCTGAAAGCATTATTGATATATTCACGCATATCCGTAAAACGCACAACCAAGGTGTGTTTGATGCCTACACGGATGAGATGAGAGCAGCTCGTAAAGCTGGTATTATTACTGGCTTGCCAGATGCATACGGTCGTGGTCGGATTATCGGTGACTACCGTCGTGTAGCTCTGTATGGAGTAGACTTCCTGATCCAAGATAAAAAGCTTCAACTGAAAAGCCTTGAAGTTGACGCTATGGAAGAGGACGTAATTCGTCTGCGCGAAGAAATTTCCGAACAAATTCGTGCTTTGAATGAATTGAAACAAATGGCTGCTGAACATGGCTTTGATATTTCAAAACCAGCTAACAATGCGAAAGAAGCTTTCCAATGGGTATATTTTGGCTACCTCGCAGCGATCAAAGAACAAAATGGCGCAGCAATGTCCCTGGGACGTGTATCTTCGTTCCTTGATATTTATACTCAACGTGATCTTGAAGAAAACGCGCTGACAGAAGAACAAGCTCAAGAATTGGTCGATCATTTTGTCATGAAGCTGCGTATTGTTAAATTCCTGCGCACACCTGACTATAATGAACTGTTCAGTGGAGACCCAACATGGGTAACAGAATCTATTGGTGGTATGTCTGTCACTGGAGAAACTCGTGTTACCAAAAACAGCTTCCGCTTCTTGCATACGCTGTACAACTTGGGGCCTGCTCCAGAACCTAACTTGACTGTGCTATGGTCAGAACAATTGCCTGAAGGGTTCAAAAAATATTGTGCAAAAGTTTCTATTGAAACAAGCTCCATTCAATATGAAAATGACGATCTGATGCGTCCAATCTATGGCGATGATTATGGTATTGCTTGTTGTGTATCCGCCATGAAAATCGGTAAACAAATGCAATTCTTTGGTGCTCGCGCCAACTTGGCTAAAGCTCTGTTGTATGCCATTAACGGTGGTAAGGATGAAAAATCCGGCGTTCAAGTAGGGCCTGAATTCCCAGCCATTACAAGCGAAGTGCTGGATTATGAAGAAGTGTTGAGCCGCTTCAAACCTATGATGGAATGGCTGGCAAAACTGTATATGAACACACTGAATGTGATTCACTACATGCATGATAAATACAGCTACGAACGCATTGAAATGGCGCTGCATGACCGTGATATTCTTCGTACCATGGCTTGTGGTATTGCTGGTCTGTCAGTAGCAACTGATTCCTTGAGCGCTATTAAATTTGCAAAAGTAAAACCAATCCGTAATGAAAAAGGGATTGCTGTTGATTTTGAAATCGAAGGTGAATACCCTTGCTATGGTAACAACGATGATCGTGTAGATACCATCGCAGTAGAACTGGTAGAGACCTTTATGAGTATGATTCGCAAGCACAAAGCTTATCGGAATGCTCTTCCTACTCAATCTGTCCTGACCATTACTTCCAACGTGGTGTACGGTAAGAAAACAGGTACAACACCGGATGGACGTAAAGCAGGCGAACCGTTTGCGCCAGGTGCGAACCCAATGCATGGCCGTGACAAAAAAGGTGCTTTGGCATCTCTGAGTTCCGTAGCCAAGCTGCCTTATGAGCACAGTCTGGACGGTATTTCGAATACTTTCTCCATCGTGCCTAAAGCACTGGGTAAGGAAGAAGAAACACGCAAAACGAACCTCGTTTCGATGATGGACGGCTACTTCGGAAGCCATGCGCATCATTTGAACGTCAACGTATTTGCTCGTGAGCAACTGCTGGATGCCATGGAACACCCAGAAAATTATCCACAGCTTACGATTCGTGTATCGGGCTATGCCGTTAACTTCATCAAGCTGACTCGTGAACAACAGCTGGATGTTATTAACCGTACATTCCACGGTACGATGTAA
- the pflA gene encoding pyruvate formate-lyase-activating protein yields MLKGHIHSLETFGTVDGPGIRFVLFMQGCLLKCQYCHNPDTWALNEGNPMTLEEVLAEIEPYLAYYRSSGGGLTVSGGEPTLQAHFVAELFTEVKRRWNLHTTLDSNGFNDADRIQDLLNVTDLVLLDIKHIDNDKHIKLTGKSNDRMLKTARWLSEQGRKMWIRHVFVPGIHDDEQDLLNLGRFIGTLNGVEKFEILPYHQMGVYKWEMLGKAYPLEGVPSPTEEEVQRAYRLIEEGRLETAEKNAVCRLS; encoded by the coding sequence ATGTTGAAAGGTCATATACACTCATTGGAAACCTTCGGGACCGTCGATGGTCCCGGCATCCGCTTCGTGCTTTTTATGCAAGGATGCTTGTTGAAATGTCAATATTGTCATAATCCGGACACCTGGGCTTTAAATGAAGGTAATCCGATGACACTGGAGGAGGTATTGGCTGAAATAGAACCGTATTTAGCCTACTACCGATCTTCAGGAGGCGGTTTGACCGTATCCGGTGGAGAACCGACATTGCAAGCTCATTTTGTAGCAGAGCTGTTCACGGAAGTGAAGCGTCGCTGGAATTTGCACACGACGCTGGACAGTAACGGTTTTAATGACGCGGACCGTATCCAAGATTTGCTGAACGTAACGGACTTGGTGCTTCTGGACATTAAGCATATTGACAACGACAAGCATATTAAGCTCACAGGCAAGTCCAATGACCGTATGTTAAAAACAGCACGCTGGTTATCTGAACAAGGGCGTAAAATGTGGATTAGACACGTATTTGTGCCAGGCATTCATGATGACGAGCAAGATCTATTGAATTTGGGTCGGTTTATCGGAACGTTGAACGGAGTCGAAAAGTTCGAGATTTTGCCTTATCACCAAATGGGTGTATACAAATGGGAAATGCTCGGCAAGGCGTATCCGCTGGAAGGGGTTCCGTCCCCTACTGAAGAAGAAGTTCAACGTGCTTATCGACTCATTGAAGAGGGTCGTCTGGAGACTGCAGAGAAGAACGCTGTTTGTCGCCTGTCATAA